A single Corynebacterium resistens DSM 45100 DNA region contains:
- a CDS encoding DUF368 domain-containing protein yields the protein MKILEIIANVIRGGLVGMAELVPGVSGGTIALVTGIYERVLFNANRFLDAAKTLPSDRPEALHRFRRLDWALLIPMVFGMGAVVVTMSGVMESFVTDHPSISRALFFGMVLVSISVPLTMIAPLRAILANFLKPKFLPVTLAALVAAAATFFLTGITSAPQSDPNLLIVFCAAAVAICALVLPGVSGSFFLLAVGLYSATLAAVSDRNLAYIAVFAAGALTGIVLFVRTLEKLLTRHRTMTLSVMAGLMLGSLRALWPWQDTDATLQSPHGNIWAHMGLMLVGALVVLIMLFVERKFGEDTPEDHAYDHGHNHRAA from the coding sequence ATGAAGATTCTAGAAATTATCGCCAACGTCATCCGCGGCGGCCTCGTGGGCATGGCCGAACTCGTCCCCGGTGTCTCCGGAGGCACCATCGCCCTCGTCACCGGAATCTACGAACGCGTCCTTTTCAACGCCAACCGATTCCTCGACGCTGCCAAAACCCTCCCCAGCGACCGCCCCGAAGCGCTGCACCGCTTCCGCCGCCTGGACTGGGCCCTCCTTATCCCGATGGTCTTCGGCATGGGCGCCGTCGTCGTCACAATGTCCGGCGTAATGGAAAGCTTCGTCACCGATCACCCATCGATCTCCCGCGCGCTTTTCTTCGGAATGGTCCTGGTCTCCATCTCGGTGCCGCTCACAATGATCGCCCCACTGCGCGCCATCCTGGCGAATTTCCTTAAACCCAAATTCCTCCCCGTCACGCTCGCGGCACTCGTCGCAGCGGCAGCCACCTTCTTCCTCACTGGCATCACGAGCGCCCCACAATCGGACCCCAACCTGCTTATAGTTTTCTGTGCCGCCGCCGTGGCAATCTGCGCCCTGGTCCTCCCCGGCGTTTCCGGCTCCTTCTTCCTGCTGGCCGTCGGGCTGTACAGCGCCACCCTCGCGGCCGTCTCTGACCGCAACCTCGCGTATATCGCCGTCTTCGCCGCGGGCGCGCTCACCGGCATCGTCCTATTCGTCCGCACCCTGGAAAAACTCCTCACCCGCCACCGCACTATGACCTTGTCTGTCATGGCGGGCCTCATGCTTGGTTCTCTACGTGCGCTGTGGCCTTGGCAGGATACCGACGCCACGCTCCAATCCCCTCACGGCAATATCTGGGCTCACATGGGCCTCATGCTCGTGGGTGCGTTGGTCGTGCTGATCATGCTTTTCGTGGAACGAAAGTTCGGCGAGGATACGCCAGAGGATCACGCCTACGATCACGGGCATAATCACCGCGCAGCGTAG